Within the Sulfurospirillum barnesii SES-3 genome, the region AAATTCTGCCATTGTGCTTGATGTGGGTATGAGTTTTCCTAGTGAAGATATGCATGGTGTTGATATTTTGGTACCAGATTTTAGCTATTTGAGACAAATTAAGAAAAAAATTGCTGGAATTATTATTTCACATGCCCATGAAGATCATATTGGAGCCATTCCGTATTTATTTAAAGAGATGCAGTTTCCACTCTATGCGACACCTCTTCCTTTAGGGATGATTTCCAATAAGTTTGATGAGCATGGATTAAAAAATCATAAAAAGTATTTTAGACCTGTTGAAAAACGTAAAATTTACAAGATTGGTGAATTTGAAATAGAATGGATTCATATTACCCACTCTATCATTGATGCATCTTCTCTTGCAATTACCACAGAAGCTGGCACGATTATACATACAGGCGATTTTAAGATAGATCATACCCCTATTGATGGATACGTAACCGATCTAAATCGTTTTTCAGATTATGGTGAAAAAGGTGTTTTATGTTTAATGAGTGACAGTACCAACTCGTATAAAGAGGGGATTACACGTTCAGAAAGTACCGTTGGAAAGACGTTTGATTCTATTTTTTCCAAAGCAAAAGGCCGTGTAATTATGTCTACATTCTCATCGAACATTCATAGGGTGTACCAAGCGATTGATTATGGATTAAAATACGGAAGAAAAGTAAGTGTTATTGGGCGTTCAATGGAGCGTAACCTTTTTACAGCGATTGATTTAGGGTATATTAAACTCGATAAAAGTATCTTTATTGATCCACATGAAGTGAATAAACATCCTGATAAAGATGTTTTGATTGTCACAACGGGAAGTCAAGGTGAGACGATGAGTGCGCTTTATAGAATGGCAACCGATGAGCATCGTCATGTCAAAATTAAGCCAACGGATCAGATTATTATCTCAGCCAAAGCCATTCCTGGGAATGAAGGCAGTGTTTCAAAAGTGTTAAACTTTTTACTTAAAAGTGGTGCCAATGTGGCGTACCAAGATTTTAGTGAAATTCACGTCAGCGGTCATGCGGCACAAGAGGAACAAAAGCTTATTTTACGACTAACTAAGCCTAAATTTTTCCTTCCAGTACATGGTGAATATAATCACATCACAAAGCATAAAGAGACTGCAATGCAATGTGGAATTCCTGAGCGAAATATCTATTTGATGAGCGATGGCGATCAAGTAGAGTTATGTTCAAAATACATGAAAAAAATCAAAACAATTAAAACAGGTAAAGTGTTTATTGATAATCAAATCAATCAACAAATTGCAGATGATGTCGTTATTGACCGCCAAAAACTTGCAGATTCAGGTTTGGTTATGTTAGTAATTCAGTTAGATAAAAGTGAGCATAAACTTATCGCAAAACCAAAAATCATTAGTTATGGGCTTGTCTCTGATAGTGAAGACAAAGCGTTTTCTGTTGAAATGGAAGGGGTCATTGATCAATTTATTGTCAATGCAAAAGCTGAATTATTAGAGAACTCACGTGCATTGGAAAATGAGTTACGTCAAGTTGTTCGTAAGCATATTTATCGCCAAATGAAAAAATATCCAACGATTGTACCCACAATTTTCATGATGTAATAAGGCTGGAGATGGAAGATTTTAAAGCAATTGCAAAAGAGGTTTTGGCGTTAGAAGCGCAAGAGCTTTTAAACGCTGCAACGTACATCGGAGATGAGATAAATGAAGCAACACATCTTATTGCTAACCTAAAAGGGAAGTTAATTATTACAGGTGTAGGGAAGAGTGGTCTCATCGGAGCAAAGATTGCAGCAACCCTTGCTAGCACAGGGACGAGCAGTTTCTTTTTGCATCCAACCGAAGCACTGCATGGCGATTTGGGTATGATTGGGAAAGAAGATGCCGTGTTAGCGATTAGTTACAGTGGAGAGAGTGAAGAGCTCATTAAAATTTTACCGCATGTGAAGCGTTTTAATATCCCTCTCATTGGTATGGCACGCACGAAAGAGTCTTCATTGGGGCATTACAGTGATATTTTTATCCCTTTACATGTAACGAAGGAAGCGTGCCCTCTTGATGCAGCACCCACTTGTTCAACAACACTCACATTAGCTCTTGGAGATGCGTTAGCTGTTTGCTTAATGAAGAAGAAAAATTTTCAAAAAGAGGATTTTGCTTCGTTTCATCCTGGCGGGAGTTTAGGAAAAAGACTCTTTATTAAAATTTCTGATTTGATGCTCAAAGAGGGCTTACCTCTTGTACGTCAAGAAACAAAACTTAAAGATGCCATTGTAAAGATGAGTGAGGGACGTCTAGGAAATGTTTTGATTATCGATGAGCAAAATCGGCTAAGTGCGATTTTAAGTGATGGTGATTTACGCAGGGCTTTAATGCGTGATGATTTTAGTATGGAGAAGCATGCGTATGAATACGCAACCAAAACCCCAAAGACATTAGCGGATGAGACGTTATTAGCCAGTGATGCATTAGCGTTTATTGAAAAACACAAAATACAACTTTTAGCCATTACAAACAGTGATGGCGTACTTAAAGGGGTATTACATATCCACCATTTAGTGGAAGCAGGAATAAAATAGATGGAATTAATGAGATTAAATAAAATGATTTCGCATAACACGCACTATTCAAGGCGTGAGGCGGATGAGCTCATCAAAGCAGGTCATGTGAAAGTTGATGGCAACGTTGTGCAAGACCTAGCTATTCAGGTGAGTTTTAAAAATAAGATTGAGCTGGGTGGCAAGGCATTGTTTGAAAAGCATGGCTATTCGGTCATTGTTTATCACAAACAAAAAGGTGAGTTAGTGAGTAAAAAGGATGACCGTGGTCGTAAAACGATTTACGATACACTTCCTTCAAAATTTGCGCACTACTTGAGTGTGGGACGATTGGATTTTGCTAGTGAGGGGTTATTGTTATTGTGTGATTCCCCTTCGGTTGTTTCAGCATTAATGCATAGTGATTTAGAGCGAGTTTACTATGTCAAAATTAATGGTCAAGTAACTCCTGCAATGGAAAAAGCAATGCAAGAAGGGCTTTCTGTAGCAGATGCCCGTAAAGGTGGGCATGCGAAAAGTGAAATTTATTCAATGGATTTTGCTCCTTTTGTGGGGTACCGTATTATCAAAAATGCACCAACCTTTTCGACCATTAAAGTCGTAATTAATGAGGGGCAAAACAGAGAACTTAGACGCTTCTTTGGTTATTTTGATGTAGAAGTGATGGATCTTAAGCGAGTAAGTTATGGGAAAATTGATTTAGGAATGTTAAAGCCTGGGAAACATCGTTTTTTTACGGGAAGTGAGTACGCAGCTTTGCGTGATTATTTAGAGTATTTGAAGAAAGAACAAGGCAATGATCAATAATTTTGCCCTCTTCTTTCGCCCAAAGACGATTGAAGAGCTTTCAGGTCAAGCGCATTTAAGTGGTGAAAGCAGTCCTTTTCGAAAGCTCCTTAAATCAGGCTCCATGAGCCATTCACTCTTCTTTGGACCTGCAGGAGTTGGTAAAACGACATTGGCTCGTATTGTAGCGCAGGCTTTGCAACTGCCCTTTTATGAGTTAGATGCAACCAGCATTAAGGTTGATGAAATTCGTAAAATTTTGGCTCAACATAGAGGAGCGCTTCAGAAACCACTGCTATTTATCGATGAAATTCATCGCCTTTCAAAAACACAGCAAGAAGTCTTGTTATTGCCTATGGAGAATCATGAAGCGATTGTGATTGGTGCATCCACCGAAAATCCCTATTTTGTTCTAAGCTCTGGCATTCGTTCACGGATGATGCTTTTTGAGTTTTATCCACTTGAAAGAGCGGATATGGAGGCAATTCTTAGTCGGGTCCATGATAAAATTGACTTTATGATAGATGATGATGCCCATTCTTACCTGATAAGTTCAAGTGCTGGAGACAGTAGGTCTTTGTTGAATTTACTTGAGTTTGCACTTAAAGTGGATTTACATGTAACGTTAGAAACACTCAAAGCCTTGCGACCAAGTGCCTTAAAAGATGGGGTGAGCTCTGATAATACACATTATAATTTAATCAGTGCGATGATTAAAAGTGTACGTGGAAGTGATGTGAATGCAGCACTTTACTATCTTGCACGTTTGATTGACGGGGGAGAGAGTCCTGATTTTATAGCCAGACGTTTGGTTGTTTTAGCCAGTGAAGATATTGGCAATGCCAATCCAAATGCGCTTAATCTTGCTAGCAGTACACTTTTAAGCGTGAGTAAGATAGGTTATCCCGAAGCACGTATTATACTTTCTCAGTGTCTCATATATCTTGCCTGCTGTCCTAAATCTAACAGTGCGTATAACGCCATTAACAATGCGTTAGCGTATGTGAAAAATGAAAAAGCATTCAATGTCCCTGAGCATCTTAAAAGCCCCTCCCCTAAAGGCTATCTCTATCCGCATGATTTTGGCGGTTGGGTTGAGCAAGAGTATTTGGAGAAACCCCTTCATTTTTATGATAATGTGTCGATAGGGTTTGAGAAAACCATGGCAGAATGGTTGGAAAAAATTAAAAACAAAAACAAGACATCAACACACAAATAAGGCACTATTCATGGACATTAGCACGGCTTCTTTGCTCGCCAATCAGATTCAAACACTTGATCCTAAAAAGGCAACCAAAGAGGGTATAACTAAAGTTCTTCAAGAACATGCCTCTGAACTTCCATTTTCACCATCAAATACGCAAACAAAAAGCGCACCCAGTAGTGCAGGTGAGGTGATGAGTACATTGTTAGGTGTTGCTGTTAGCGAAGTAAAATCTAAAAGTGCTATTTTTGAAATACTCAAAAGCCATCCTTTGTTTAAAAATATGGGAAATTTTGCTGAGGATATTAAAAATCTTCCTTCTTTAATTAAAGCAGATGCAGCCACAACAAAGCCACTTGCACTTTTAGAGATATTTTCCAAAAACATTCAAACAGCTGATGCTAAAACAATACAACAGCAAGTCCAGCATTCAGGCATATTTTTTGAGTCTAAATTGGCGCAAGAGGTGACACAAAAGGGAGTTTTAGTATCAGCAAAAGAGCTTTTTACACAAGTGCAAACCCATCTCAAAGAGACCCATATTAATCCCACAAGCCTTAGAGACATAACCACAACATTGGAGCAATTAAGTTCAGCCTCATCTTTCTCGACAAAAGAGGCACAAGAAGGGTTAAAGCGTTTACTTGAGCTGTTTAGGAGCAGCGTGAAGCAAGAACTTGCATCTTCTCCTGTGGGTCTATTTAAAGAGGCATATGCCAATGTTCAAAAAATAGAATATGCCATCAAACAGATGGATTTAATCAATTCAAAAGTAGAAAATTATCCACCTTCAATGCAAGTAGAGCAGCATTTTAGTACGCAAGTCAAAGTGATTTTAGAATTATTGAAAGAGCAGTTGCCTGCATTACAGCTAAAAGAACTGCAACCTCATATCGACCAGCTTTTAGCGAAAGAGTCCCTTTTAAAAGGCTCTCTTGAGCCACCAATGACCTTAAACAAAGACGCTTTAGTCCAAGCCACACCAGAGGCGATTACGCAAGCCACGGAAGCTATAGCCCAAGCAAGGACTTCTCAAATCTATTCCTCACCAACCAAGCCTCCTGAAACAGTCGAAGAGGCTCTTAAAATGGTTGCAAATCGCATTAAAGCGCAGATTGAATTGCTTGAGCCTACGAATATTAAGCAAGCTGATTTTGTCGATAAAAGCAAGGTTTTAGAACAAAAAATTCATGAATTTATTAAACCTGAACTTTTTGTGGGAAAAGCCATGGCTCAAAAACTCTCTTTGGATCCTACTGATGTGGAATTGCTAAGCGATATGAAGGGGGTGCTTACCAAACTCAATCACTCACTTTCACTCTCAGGGCAAAATAAAGAAGCCCTTGAGATTACCAATCGCTTGCTTGCCCAAATTGAGTATCATCAGTTAGTCTCTTATGTGAGTAGTTCAACGCACTTGTATATTCCCTTTAGTTGGGATGGGCTTAAAGGTGGCTCCATGATGATGAAAAAGAGCAATGATGAACAATTCCATTGTCAAATTGATTTGGATTTAGAGGTGTATGGCAAGTTAAATATGATGTTAGTCCTCTCTAATGAAAAATACATTGACGTCACAATTGCCACACAGAAAAAGGAGTTTAGTGATAAGCTAACGGAAAATCTTTCACTTTTAAAAAGAGCTTTCAATGAGGTAGGATTAATCACAGGGAGTGTCAAAATGTTAGAATATAAAGATGTTGAACGAGTCAAAAATGACTACTTTCAAGGCGATACACTTGAATTTGGGATTAATATTAGCATATGAGTAACATAGCCCCTAAAACACAAAAAGCGGTTGCGCTTAAATACGACAAAGAAAAACAAGGGGCACCAAAAGTTGTCGCTTCGGGTAAGGGAGAAGTGGCAAATAATATCATTAAGCTTGCACGTGAACATGATATTTTTATCAAAAAAGATGCTGATTTGGTTGAGCTTCTCTCCAAGATTGAAATCAACAAAGAGATTCCGCCCATGCTCTATAAAGCCGTAGCGGAAGTCTTTAGTTTTATCTATAAAATTACCAACGATAAACGCCAATAATCTTTACATGTAAAGATTAAATCCCCCGCAGTTGTAGACTCAAAAGCCCTGCATATTCGTGCAAAGCAATGTAACTTTTATGCAAAGCATGTGCGCTAGGAAGGTAATCCCAACCGTCTTTTGCTCGATGATTGATTTTAAAATTGGTCGCTGCGGGGATGACGTTAAAGCCAAAATACTCATAAAGCTTTGTAGCACGTCTCATATGGTATGCTGAGGTAACAAGGTAAATGGTTGGTTTATTCACTCCTGCTTTTTCAAACGCCATTTTACTAAACTGTGCATTTTGGTAGGTATCAAGACTTTTGTCCTCTACATGTAAAGAAAACTCTTTGCTTGCAAGGTTTTTAGAGCTAGGTGTGGGAATTTCAAGATAGGTTTTAAGCTCTTTAAGGCTCTGTAAAAACGCATCGCTTTCTAAATACGCTTTATACATCCCTCCCCCGCTAAACAAAAGGGGAATGTGATGGGATTTTGCGACCATTAACCCCCACATCATTCGTTTGTAGGCATCACTGCTAAGGGGTAAATTGGCAACACCTTGTGTATGCCCTCCTCCTAAGACAATCACTGCATCGACTGGCATTTCTAGGAGTGCTTGATTAAAGGGCTCTTCTAGGGGGCGCAAGAGCCAATCGGCAACGTATATATTACTCAAAAGATAAAATAAAATGGCATTTGCACAAAAGAAAAGACGAAAACGTCGTGCATAAATGGAGGCGAAAAAGAAAAGAAGAATAAACATACCTGGTGGTAACACCAGATATGTAAAGAGTTTTGAGAGAATGTAGAGGCTACTCATTAGAGCATAATGGCGCTGCGCTCACCCTCTGCAAGTTCACCGATGACATAGCCATCGCTATTTTGTAAGATGGCATCCACATTTTCAGGACTTACCACTAAAATCATGCCCACACCCATGTTAAACGTACGGTGCATTTCACTCTCTTCAACGTATTGGCTCATAAAATCAAAAATTGGAAGAGTTTTGATTTTAGATTTGTAGACACGTGCTTGTAAGCCCTCAGGTAAGACACGAGGTAAGTTTTCGACAATACCACCACCTGTAATGTGCGCTAAAGCGTTAATGTTCTCTTTAAGCGCTTTAAACAGCTTCACGTAGATGCGTGTGGGTGTTAAAAGGGTTTCGATGAGGGGTTTCCCGTTAAATTCGGTTTCGAAGGTGTAGCCTAATTTATCAAAAAAGATTTTACGTACCAGTGAAAAACCATTGGAATGGACACCTGAACTTGGAAGTGCTATGAGAACATCACCTGCTTTGACGTGGGGAAGACGGTTCATTTCATCCTTCTCAGCAATACCAACAGCAAAACCCGCAAGATCAAAATCTTTACCGTGGTACATGCCTGGCATTTCAGCAGTTTCGCCACCAATCAATGAACATTCTGCTTGAATACAGCCCTCAGCGATACCTTTAACGATATTCACAGAAGCGTCAATCTCAAGTTTGCTCATCGCATAATAATCCAAAAAGAAAAGCGGTGTTCCAAAGTTACAAATCAAATCATTGGCGCACATTGCCACCAAATCAATACCAACGGTATCGTAAATACCTGAATCAATCGCCAGTTTAAGTTTTGTGCCAACACCATCGGTTGCGCCTAAAATGACAGGTTTTTTATACCCCTCTGGTAGCTCATACGCACCTGCAAATGAACCAATGCCTCCAATGACATTTTTATCAAAGGTAGATTTTACAAGGGGTTTAATATTTTCGACAAATTGGTTTCCTGCGTCTATATCGACACCAGCGTCTTTGTAGCTGACTGTACTCATGCATAAGCCTTTAGAGGGATTGTTTAATAGATTTTAACAAAAGTATGTTAAAATCGTTATAAAATACAACGTAAGGCAGTCTGATTACTATGGCATATGAACACGCAATTGTCCTTACGGGCAGTATTGGAACGGGTAAAAGTACCGTCTCGACATTGTTGCAAAATCATGGTTTTGATGTAATTGATGCGGACACTATTTCAAAAGAGATTTTACCTTTACATGTAAACGAGGTAAGAGAACTTTTTGGCGAGGGTGTCATTGTTGATGAAACTATCGATAGAAAAGCATTGGGTGCGATTATTTTTAACGATAAAAACGAGCGAGAGAAGCTAAATGCCTTAATGCGCCCTCTCATTCGTGAAGAGATTTTAAAGCGCTCTGAAGTGCTTGAGCAAAAAGGGAAGCCTTACATCATTGACATTCCGCTCTATTATGAGAGTGAGGGGTATGATTGTAAATTGGTGGTGGTGGTGTATGCGCCCGTTGAAGTACAACGCAAGCGTTTAATGCAGAGGGAAAATTTTACTAAAGAAGAGGCTCAAAAACGTATCGATGCACAAATTAGCATTGAAGAGAAGAAAATCTTAGCCGATTTTCTCATTAATAACTCGTTTGACAGAGCATTTTTACAGAGCGAGATTGAAAAATTTATACACTATGTACGGGGAAGATATGCAAATTGCAAAATATAATGCCAGTGGAAACGACTTTGTCATTTTTCACACTTTTTATGAGTTAGATAGAAGCAAACTCGCTCAAGAGTTATGCCACAGGCAAAAAGGTGTGGGTGCAGATGGTCTCATTGTATTGCTTCCACAGGGCGAATACGATTTTAAATGGCAATTTTATAACAGTGATGGCTCTGTTGCTTCCATGTGTGGAAATGGCACAAGAGCCTGTGCGCATTACGCCTATACGCAAGGATTAGCACCAAAACAGATGCGTTTTTTAACAGGAGCAGGCGTCATTCAATCCGAAGTCATAGGAAGTGTTGTGGAGACAGAATTGACCACACCTAAGGTGCTAAGTGAATCCTTTGAAGAAAATGGGCTAACCTGGCATTTTTGTGATACAGGTGTGCCTCATTTGGTCACCTTTGTGGAGGATGTTGCTTTGTTTGATAAAATGATTGCACGTCAAATGCGTTACAAATACAATGCAAATGTCAATTACGCCATGCTCGAAGAAAATGCTTTACATGTAAGAACGTATGAACGGGGTGTTGAGGATGAAACCTTAGCCTGCGGCACAGGTATGGCAGCATGTTTTTACAGTGCGTATCGACAAAAGCGTGTGGGGCAAAATGCGAAGGTATATCCAAGGAGTGGCGAAGAGCTTTTTATGCGCATAGAAGATCAAACACTTTTCTTTAAAGGAGCGGTGCAGAAGGTCTTTGAAACGGTGTGGGAACACTAACTTCGTGAGGTTCTTCTCTACATTACTTATCGCCTCTTGTGTATTTTGTGCAAGCCATATATACGCAGGAGGTTTTTCTACAGAATATTATCAAATAGAAGACAGCACACAACAAAAAGAGGAATTTATTCGCCAAATGAAAAGTTTGGTAGATAAAGGCAATGATGATATTCGTAAAGATCGAGAGTTTATACGAGACTTTTTTGCCAAAGCAATGCCTGATGCATTTCGTGGACTAAATTATAAAAATGTGGGGTATTTGATTTCGCTTAGAAATAAATACGGTGTTGAAAATTTATTTGATAGAGATGAGTATTATAAGCGTATTGATGTTATCCCTACTTCTTTAGCCCTTGCTCAAGCCGCACTTGAAAGTGGATGGGGGAAGAGTAGGTTTGCACGAGAAGCCAATAACCTTTTTGGTCACTGGACCTATTCGGGTGTGGGATTAATGCCACAAAATAGGGCCATTGGTAAAACACATATGATTCGTATCTTTGGAACGCTTCAAAAATCAGTCAATTCGTATATGTTGAATCTTAATACCAATGAAGCATATAGCCTTTTTAGAGAAAAACGCTACAAAGCACGTGAGAGTGATAAAAAATTTGGTGGAATGGAAGCCGCTTCAACGATGATTAATTATTCTGAACGGAAAGAAGAGTATATTAAAATGCTAAAAGAGATGATTATTCAAAACAATCTTCTTCTTTACGATACATAAATTAAAGGTTTGCTTCTTTCATGAGTTCTGCTTGATAGTGTGCAATAATCGGATCAATGAGCTCATCATAAAGTCCACCTTCCATAATCGCATCCAAACGGTACAGTGTTAACCCTACCCTATGATCTGTCATCCGATTTTGTGGATAATTATAGGTACGAATACGAGCACTTCTATCCCCTGAGCCCACTTGTTGTTTTCGTGCTTCACTCTCTTTGGCATTACGTTCTTGCATTTGCATATCGTAGAGTTTTGCTTTGAGAATTTTCATTGCGGCATCTTTATTTTTATGCTGTGATTTTCCATCTTGATTCACAACAACAATACCTGAAGGTAAGTGGGTAATACGTACAGCACTATCGGTGGTATTGACCGATTGTCCACCGTTTCCAGAAGAGCGCATTACATCAATTTTTAAATCTTTTTCTGCAATGTCAATTTCAACATCATCGACTTCTGGCATAACAGCAACCGTAACGGCTGAGGTATGTACTCTGCCTTGCGATTCTGTTAAAGGAACACGTTGTACACGGTGAACACCACCTTCATATTTCAGGCGTGAAAAAGCCCCCTGCCCTTTAATTAAAGCAATAACCTCTTTGTACCCATTTAAAACACCTTCGCTTAAAGAGACAACCTCAACTTTCCATCCACGGTTTTCTGCATAACGTAAATAGGATTTAAAAAGATCCGCTGCAAAGATAGCTGCTTCATCACCACCTGTGCCCGCACGAATTTCTAAAAAGATATTGCGATCATCGTTGGGGTCTGTCGGTAAGAGAAGCAGTTTTATCTCTTCTTCGAGTGTTTCTTTGTGTGGTTCAAGCGTTTTAAGCTCTTCTTTTGCAAGTTCACCTAACTCTTCATCATCTAAGAGAAGTTTATTTTCTTCAATTTGTTCTAATGTAGAGAGATATTCAAGTGTTTTATCTTTAATGGCTTCTAAATTGGACTGTTCTTTAGAAAGCGCTGTCATTTTTTTAATATCGTTGGTAATATTAGGATCACTAAGCAGTGATGTCAATTCATTGTAACGATCTAAAAATGGGAGAAGTTTTTCTTTTAACATAAAAGGAGACTAAAAAGGAGGATGTTGCCGCAAATTATGCAGCAACAGTACCTAGTGTATTAACAAGTTGTGCCAATCTACTTACACGGCGTGCAGCAGTATTTTTAGGTAAAATACCCTTTGTTGAGTAAGAGTGGAAACTTTTATTGACATTTTTTAACGCAAGAGTAGC harbors:
- a CDS encoding ribonuclease J; this encodes MQENEVTQQQNSNEVQNKENAQKHSKPQHPSQSNANKEVSQNPQHSNAEATGEQPSKKPRNNRRRKSNNKAPTASIEGNEVWQRDMKKAIEANQKMHKERLNKAPLVEQNSKGKIKITPLGGLGEIGGNICVFETENSAIVLDVGMSFPSEDMHGVDILVPDFSYLRQIKKKIAGIIISHAHEDHIGAIPYLFKEMQFPLYATPLPLGMISNKFDEHGLKNHKKYFRPVEKRKIYKIGEFEIEWIHITHSIIDASSLAITTEAGTIIHTGDFKIDHTPIDGYVTDLNRFSDYGEKGVLCLMSDSTNSYKEGITRSESTVGKTFDSIFSKAKGRVIMSTFSSNIHRVYQAIDYGLKYGRKVSVIGRSMERNLFTAIDLGYIKLDKSIFIDPHEVNKHPDKDVLIVTTGSQGETMSALYRMATDEHRHVKIKPTDQIIISAKAIPGNEGSVSKVLNFLLKSGANVAYQDFSEIHVSGHAAQEEQKLILRLTKPKFFLPVHGEYNHITKHKETAMQCGIPERNIYLMSDGDQVELCSKYMKKIKTIKTGKVFIDNQINQQIADDVVIDRQKLADSGLVMLVIQLDKSEHKLIAKPKIISYGLVSDSEDKAFSVEMEGVIDQFIVNAKAELLENSRALENELRQVVRKHIYRQMKKYPTIVPTIFMM
- a CDS encoding KpsF/GutQ family sugar-phosphate isomerase; protein product: MEDFKAIAKEVLALEAQELLNAATYIGDEINEATHLIANLKGKLIITGVGKSGLIGAKIAATLASTGTSSFFLHPTEALHGDLGMIGKEDAVLAISYSGESEELIKILPHVKRFNIPLIGMARTKESSLGHYSDIFIPLHVTKEACPLDAAPTCSTTLTLALGDALAVCLMKKKNFQKEDFASFHPGGSLGKRLFIKISDLMLKEGLPLVRQETKLKDAIVKMSEGRLGNVLIIDEQNRLSAILSDGDLRRALMRDDFSMEKHAYEYATKTPKTLADETLLASDALAFIEKHKIQLLAITNSDGVLKGVLHIHHLVEAGIK
- a CDS encoding pseudouridine synthase; this encodes MRLNKMISHNTHYSRREADELIKAGHVKVDGNVVQDLAIQVSFKNKIELGGKALFEKHGYSVIVYHKQKGELVSKKDDRGRKTIYDTLPSKFAHYLSVGRLDFASEGLLLLCDSPSVVSALMHSDLERVYYVKINGQVTPAMEKAMQEGLSVADARKGGHAKSEIYSMDFAPFVGYRIIKNAPTFSTIKVVINEGQNRELRRFFGYFDVEVMDLKRVSYGKIDLGMLKPGKHRFFTGSEYAALRDYLEYLKKEQGNDQ
- a CDS encoding replication-associated recombination protein A, coding for MINNFALFFRPKTIEELSGQAHLSGESSPFRKLLKSGSMSHSLFFGPAGVGKTTLARIVAQALQLPFYELDATSIKVDEIRKILAQHRGALQKPLLFIDEIHRLSKTQQEVLLLPMENHEAIVIGASTENPYFVLSSGIRSRMMLFEFYPLERADMEAILSRVHDKIDFMIDDDAHSYLISSSAGDSRSLLNLLEFALKVDLHVTLETLKALRPSALKDGVSSDNTHYNLISAMIKSVRGSDVNAALYYLARLIDGGESPDFIARRLVVLASEDIGNANPNALNLASSTLLSVSKIGYPEARIILSQCLIYLACCPKSNSAYNAINNALAYVKNEKAFNVPEHLKSPSPKGYLYPHDFGGWVEQEYLEKPLHFYDNVSIGFEKTMAEWLEKIKNKNKTSTHK
- a CDS encoding flagellar hook-length control protein FliK yields the protein MDISTASLLANQIQTLDPKKATKEGITKVLQEHASELPFSPSNTQTKSAPSSAGEVMSTLLGVAVSEVKSKSAIFEILKSHPLFKNMGNFAEDIKNLPSLIKADAATTKPLALLEIFSKNIQTADAKTIQQQVQHSGIFFESKLAQEVTQKGVLVSAKELFTQVQTHLKETHINPTSLRDITTTLEQLSSASSFSTKEAQEGLKRLLELFRSSVKQELASSPVGLFKEAYANVQKIEYAIKQMDLINSKVENYPPSMQVEQHFSTQVKVILELLKEQLPALQLKELQPHIDQLLAKESLLKGSLEPPMTLNKDALVQATPEAITQATEAIAQARTSQIYSSPTKPPETVEEALKMVANRIKAQIELLEPTNIKQADFVDKSKVLEQKIHEFIKPELFVGKAMAQKLSLDPTDVELLSDMKGVLTKLNHSLSLSGQNKEALEITNRLLAQIEYHQLVSYVSSSTHLYIPFSWDGLKGGSMMMKKSNDEQFHCQIDLDLEVYGKLNMMLVLSNEKYIDVTIATQKKEFSDKLTENLSLLKRAFNEVGLITGSVKMLEYKDVERVKNDYFQGDTLEFGINISI
- a CDS encoding FlhB-like flagellar biosynthesis protein, encoding MSNIAPKTQKAVALKYDKEKQGAPKVVASGKGEVANNIIKLAREHDIFIKKDADLVELLSKIEINKEIPPMLYKAVAEVFSFIYKITNDKRQ
- a CDS encoding YdcF family protein; amino-acid sequence: MSSLYILSKLFTYLVLPPGMFILLFFFASIYARRFRLFFCANAILFYLLSNIYVADWLLRPLEEPFNQALLEMPVDAVIVLGGGHTQGVANLPLSSDAYKRMMWGLMVAKSHHIPLLFSGGGMYKAYLESDAFLQSLKELKTYLEIPTPSSKNLASKEFSLHVEDKSLDTYQNAQFSKMAFEKAGVNKPTIYLVTSAYHMRRATKLYEYFGFNVIPAATNFKINHRAKDGWDYLPSAHALHKSYIALHEYAGLLSLQLRGI
- the purM gene encoding phosphoribosylformylglycinamidine cyclo-ligase, whose translation is MSTVSYKDAGVDIDAGNQFVENIKPLVKSTFDKNVIGGIGSFAGAYELPEGYKKPVILGATDGVGTKLKLAIDSGIYDTVGIDLVAMCANDLICNFGTPLFFLDYYAMSKLEIDASVNIVKGIAEGCIQAECSLIGGETAEMPGMYHGKDFDLAGFAVGIAEKDEMNRLPHVKAGDVLIALPSSGVHSNGFSLVRKIFFDKLGYTFETEFNGKPLIETLLTPTRIYVKLFKALKENINALAHITGGGIVENLPRVLPEGLQARVYKSKIKTLPIFDFMSQYVEESEMHRTFNMGVGMILVVSPENVDAILQNSDGYVIGELAEGERSAIML
- the coaE gene encoding dephospho-CoA kinase (Dephospho-CoA kinase (CoaE) performs the final step in coenzyme A biosynthesis.); translation: MAYEHAIVLTGSIGTGKSTVSTLLQNHGFDVIDADTISKEILPLHVNEVRELFGEGVIVDETIDRKALGAIIFNDKNEREKLNALMRPLIREEILKRSEVLEQKGKPYIIDIPLYYESEGYDCKLVVVVYAPVEVQRKRLMQRENFTKEEAQKRIDAQISIEEKKILADFLINNSFDRAFLQSEIEKFIHYVRGRYANCKI
- the dapF gene encoding diaminopimelate epimerase, producing the protein MQIAKYNASGNDFVIFHTFYELDRSKLAQELCHRQKGVGADGLIVLLPQGEYDFKWQFYNSDGSVASMCGNGTRACAHYAYTQGLAPKQMRFLTGAGVIQSEVIGSVVETELTTPKVLSESFEENGLTWHFCDTGVPHLVTFVEDVALFDKMIARQMRYKYNANVNYAMLEENALHVRTYERGVEDETLACGTGMAACFYSAYRQKRVGQNAKVYPRSGEELFMRIEDQTLFFKGAVQKVFETVWEH